A stretch of Arthrobacter sunyaminii DNA encodes these proteins:
- a CDS encoding alpha/beta hydrolase, translating to MPKTAPWNPTVLWSKPEAERPGTPLLVLFHGYLANEEDLMGLADYLPSEFTIASVRAPQALGPGYTWFPLMNDADFSVERVVDAVDDVAGWLDSVKDVHSSVSLLGFSMGMAVASTLLRHRPADFAAVVGLSGFVVPAEGNPFFHDDELTAGGVPFFWGRDQADPVIDAPRIEFTHAWLNEHTALTKILYSNMGHGINMQELGHVKEFLTHLVLKG from the coding sequence ATGCCTAAAACTGCTCCCTGGAATCCCACTGTCCTTTGGTCCAAGCCGGAAGCCGAGCGGCCCGGTACGCCGCTGCTGGTCCTTTTCCACGGTTACCTCGCCAATGAGGAAGACCTGATGGGGCTGGCGGATTACCTGCCCTCAGAGTTCACCATCGCCTCGGTCCGCGCACCGCAGGCCCTTGGCCCCGGCTACACCTGGTTTCCGCTGATGAACGACGCGGACTTTTCCGTGGAGCGCGTGGTGGACGCGGTCGACGACGTTGCCGGCTGGCTGGACAGCGTCAAGGACGTGCACAGCAGTGTTTCCCTGCTGGGCTTTTCCATGGGCATGGCCGTGGCCAGCACGCTGCTGCGCCACCGCCCCGCGGACTTTGCCGCCGTCGTCGGGCTCTCCGGCTTTGTGGTTCCCGCTGAAGGAAATCCGTTCTTCCACGACGACGAGCTCACCGCCGGCGGCGTGCCGTTCTTCTGGGGCCGGGACCAGGCGGATCCGGTGATCGACGCGCCGCGCATCGAATTCACCCACGCCTGGCTGAACGAGCACACGGCGCTGACCAAGATCCTTTATTCGAACATGGGACACGGCATCAACATGCAGGAACTGGGGCATGTGAAGGAGTTCCTCACCCACCTGGTGCTCAAGGGCTGA
- a CDS encoding RNA-binding S4 domain-containing protein: MSNTDPQDLPIRDEMIRLGQLLKLASLAEDGIEAKQLIEDGLVQVNGEIEERRGRQLHPGDVISVNGEAIRIVTED, encoded by the coding sequence ATGAGTAATACCGATCCCCAAGACCTTCCCATCCGCGACGAAATGATCCGCCTGGGCCAGCTGCTCAAGCTTGCCAGCCTGGCCGAAGACGGCATCGAGGCCAAGCAGCTGATTGAAGACGGCCTGGTGCAGGTCAACGGCGAGATCGAGGAGCGCCGGGGCCGCCAGCTGCACCCCGGCGATGTCATCTCCGTCAACGGCGAAGCCATCCGGATCGTCACCGAAGACTAA